Proteins co-encoded in one Plasmodium sp. gorilla clade G2 genome assembly, chromosome: 9 genomic window:
- a CDS encoding sugar transporter, putative, whose product MLYITKIISNACIAMLNCGMCLTATNMARKFIIQEYEICPMDQRGCNKEKWYFTCFSFILYMSALFGCFICLFFKSLNRRKFMLFINYLFMIGSLLTIYNKPHIIMFLFTEAFFGLSIGFSFVIVCFYVLEYSTKTYQNFYGFYLQTFFALGMFISYLFGAAYENIKFDSLRRTHICLYTLYKIHFLLPALFSLISILLFHFVYKMDTPLHLYEKKNYKKYETLKSKINMEELDEVREYHRNKTNKEVKFLMSDMSFIDFWNNKKLFNTSLITSLICYLYSFSGCFLFFTKLFLFYKSFSTNMANTFICVGFILWYIICTIISTILSQHYKKRDLLIIGLVLQIIASTAMVASYFVILTNIINKIIITTAIFLYFLGLSLGFGHIIWTHVFETFPNECKMLAAFSSYYALFIGAFIMSVLLEFISINYYSYVFITFLLSLIASIICFNYFQKEDVVVIERSKSFNIDDKNDEPSTS is encoded by the coding sequence ATGTTGTATATAACCAAGATAATCAGCAACGCTTGCATAGCCATGTTAAACTGTGGAATGTGCTTAACGGCAACAAATATGGCtagaaaatttataatacaaGAATATGAAATATGTCCAATGGATCAAAGAGGAtgtaataaagaaaaatggtATTTCACTTgtttttcctttattttatatatgagtGCTTTATTTGGatgttttatatgtttattttttaaaagtttGAACAGGAGAAAGtttatgttatttataaattatttatttatgattGGTAGTttattaacaatatataataaacctcatataataatgtttttatttactgAAGCTTTTTTTGGTTTATCTATTGGATTTTCTTTTGTTATTGTatgtttttatgttttaGAATATTCTACAAAGACATATCAGAATTTTTATGGATTTTATTTACAAACATTTTTTGCCTTAGGTATGTTTATAAGTTATTTATTTGGTGCTGCTTAtgagaatataaaatttgaTAGTTTAAGAAGAAcacatatatgtttatatacattatataaaatacattttttattacctGCATTATTTAGTTTAATTTCAATATTACTTTTccattttgtttataaaatGGATACACCTTTGCATTTATATgagaagaaaaattataagaaatatgaaACCTTAAAatctaaaataaatatggaaGAATTAGATGAGGTAAGAGAATATCATAGaaacaaaacaaataaaGAAGTGAAATTTTTAATGAGTGATATGTCATTTATAGATTTttggaataataaaaaattatttaatacatcATTAATAACATCATTgatatgttatttatattcatttagtgggtgttttttattttttacaaaattatttttattttataaatccTTCTCAACAAATATGgctaatacatttatatgtgtaggatttatattatggtatattatatgtactaTCATATCTACTATTTTATCACAACATTATAAAAAGAGAGACTTATTAATTATAGGATTAGTTTTACAAATAATAGCATCAACAGCAATGGTAGCATCTTACTTTGTAATACTTactaatataattaataaaattattataacaacagcaatatttttatattttcttggATTGTCATTAGGATTTGGACATATTATATGGACACATGTATTTGAAACATTTCCAAATGAATGTAAAATGTTAGCAGCCTTCAGTTCATATTATGCACTCTTCATTGGAGCCTTTATTATGTCTGTTTTATTAGAATTTATATCTAtcaattattattcttatgtttttattacattCCTTCTATCTTTAATTGCAtctattatatgttttaattatTTCCAAAAAGAAGATGTAGTGGTCATAGAAAGAAGTAAAAGTTTTAATATAGATGACAAAAATGATGAACCTTCGACCTCATAG
- a CDS encoding dolichyl-diphosphooligosaccharide--protein glycosyltransferase, putative, with amino-acid sequence MKIKIINFLFILFLFFFVILSVRYSCEKKKLQTVDYQKKSITGRIKNRIQKYQEKKLILITDITNINETYSSFLHILNTEGNYISKIINILSTDDIHNINYSLYDGLIIILDILNDKVVEILKASYLKLFIEKKKHIFFSLNDVNGKNASQYLNELNISVHGNSSYVNDYFNNIVIKNDDNQKEITIKGETKKKQKEFFTNQIISNTPITSIKNNILFKGTAHSVLLKEKYFLEVLTCTRSCLLYDKNDQVIKRQKQGTDLLLISAIQLENNSRIVFSSSSEIFSDYFFNAHNSNKQFTYELIKWNLKKSGIIRYNNFKFYKNINQDKTNNTFFINDFVNMSIDLYELKNNFWVPYKNNNIQIQMSKIHIISRTFLNTYKSKENPTYYSNFQLPKEHGIYKLQIYYLNKGYNILNLEYSIPIRTLLHYDKNKKVKFKNYPFYLYIYLSLIYFILFLLIILFDNGYLSDKKEQHTKEKLQ; translated from the coding sequence atgaaaataaaaattataaatttccttttcattttgtttttgtttttttttgtaattcttTCAGTTAGATATTCATGTGAGAAAAAAAAGCTACAGACTGTtgattatcaaaaaaaatccATCACAGGAAGGATTAAAAACAGAATTCAGAAATATCAGGAGAAAAAATTGATATTAATAACagatataacaaatataaatgaaacatattcctcatttttacatatattaaatacagaaggaaattatataagtaaaattataaatatattatcaactgatgatattcataatattaattattctttatatgatggattaattataatattagatatattaaatgataaagtTGTCGAAATATTAAAAGCTAGCTAtttgaaattatttatagaaaaaaaaaaacatattttttttagtttaAATGATGTTAATGGAAAAAATGCTTCACAATATTTAAACGAATTAAATATTAGTGTACATGGAAATTCATCATATGTTAatgattattttaataatattgttataaaaaatgatgataatcaAAAAGAAATTACAATAAAAggagaaacaaaaaaaaaacaaaaagaattttttacAAATCAAATTATTTCCAATACACCGATAACatcaattaaaaataatattctttttaaaggAACTGCTCATTCTGTTTTattaaaggaaaaatatttcttagaGGTTTTAACATGTACACGATCATGtctattatatgataaaaatgatcaaGTGATCAAGAGACAAAAACAAGGAActgatttattattaatatcagCTATACAATTAGAAAATAATTCTAGAATTGtgttttcttcttcttctgaAATTTTTTcagattatttttttaatgctCATAATTCGAATAAACAATTTACTTATGAATTAATTAAATGGAATCTTAAAAAAAGTGGTATCAttagatataataattttaaattctataaaaatataaatcaggataaaacaaataatacattttttataaatgattTTGTTAATATGTCTATAGATCTATacgaattaaaaaataacttTTGGGTACcttataaaaacaataatatacaaattcAAATGAGCAAAATACATATCATATCAAGAACATTtctaaatacatataaatctAAAGAGAATCCAACTTATTATTCAAATTTTCAACTTCCAAAAGAACatggtatatataaattacaaatatattatttaaataaaggatataatattttaaatttggAATACTCTATACCTATTAGAACATTATTacattatgataaaaataaaaaagtcaaattcaaaaattatcctttttatttatatatatatttatctctcatttattttattctattcCTATTAATCATTCTATTTGATAATGGTTATCTGAGCGATAAAAAGGAACAACatacaaaagaaaaattacaataa
- a CDS encoding pyridoxal 5'-phosphate dependent enzyme class III, putative produces MKYINNLKEIEKKVKLICDNMSVTTPSILVVTKYVGKEEIHNIHSHDDKYHFGENSVDSLIEKSEQLAKSIKWHFIGNLQSNKCKNILKVKNLYMIETLDKEKKATMLNNYLKIENEQNNNNNNNNNNNNSEELRKLRILMQIKTTDDETKTGLTHENYDEIENTVLHIINNCQFLIFKGLMTISSLDINKRENSFVILNDIKKKLLNNQVINNYFINKTFHMSMGMSDDMELAIKHETTQLRIGRAIFN; encoded by the coding sequence ATGAAGtacataaataatttaaaagaaattgaaaaaaaagttaaaCTTATTTGTGATAATATGTCAGTTACTACACCAAGTATATTAGTAGTAACTAAATATGTAGGAAAGGAAGAAATACACAATATACATTCACATGATGATAAATATCATTTTGGAGAAAATTCTGTCGATTCTTTAATTGAAAAATCTGAACAGCTAGCTAAAAGTATAAAATGGCATTTTATAGGGAATTTGCAATCAAATAAATGtaagaatattttaaaagtaaaaaatttatatatgatagaAACATTggataaagaaaagaaagcTACCatgttaaataattatttgaaaattgaaaatgaacagaataacaacaacaataataataataataataataatagtgagGAATTAAGAAAATTACGTATATTAATGCAAATAAAAACAACAGATGATGAAACCAAAACTGGACTTACTCATGAGAATTATGATGAAATTGAAAATACTGTATTACATATAATCAATAATTGtcaatttttaatatttaaaggaCTCATGACAATTTCTTCtttagatataaataaaagagaaAATTCTTTTGtcatattaaatgatataaaaaagaaacttttaaataatcaagttattaataattattttataaataaaacatttcaTATGAGTATGGGGATGTCCGATGATATGGAATTGGCTATAAAACATGAAACAACTCAACTAAGAATAGGAAGAgcaatttttaattaa
- a CDS encoding TLD domain-containing protein, producing MDENKTKNKIKVLNVFQNEELIKNKEKSHHFNKFEFEKGIILNAIVSTPSNKNLKIDEKKEKEKKNCIIFREQCEYCLTDFSISGHLILTKESLLFEPDLRDKNVITDGLGTYQIFIDLYDIYECAHIVVPTKDTYLCNNEDTCGFIQVLLKSIYTRICDDPSHKKGNLISNYATNDCNDNSTNNSNNNNNNCYNDENKQKSISYYKYISKSLSYVFNLAQPLVTTTLTYKENKNDKAQNVEDISDVSFKESNTNYISATQNNLNNATNKYNTTICDDTKNDNINNSVLKNNEQKLNNMISFDMSTSNNNNNNNNNNNNDNIVDHLHDSDLKIYQKINEINYSTVISSYPDITYKNSLNLVSSQSSLKDDLSSDCDKKNNHQYKNKKEKQSLKEKQSLMEKKILKESKGSFTFSSDSNNNFLSDTTQNVKQINEYDHNRHKSSFDRTKEYNTHNTTYMNEDKINNECNINNKDNNNIYIDENIKENNKNNLLNDNISKNEMKEKKYIDDIKREETTYSLYDQNGSYSKTLKNISFELHNEEKHDKLNSPYNNNNNNKDNKDNKDNSFTTITNEHNELTKKPHKKYEEKSFILFRFFNNNKAYETTTKIIKEIDEVRNSKNKIKKTITSVPFTSNELLRSIIEKSLIENNNKNVPKKSSLNDINDLKYLALIPKLEYINGAVKLLNKEMTKQINYYLPPTLSIKIWKLAFCSSIHGVSFKTLYRSVYNKGSVILLIYDMNNVLFGYFLNKLHCDNCYYGSGENFLFTFKNNKLLNNNNNNTRYKSIDTSYESFSKPILDNIEKTKKKDNLSTKNYFSQSNMSSQDKLIVPFNHNDEGSNKNDSKKIQHDDNISKSVQHTKTLNHVDMLDDEFSKKNHNYSDNTLNDEKSNCSDLHSNNNNNNNNMYDKNMSSNDSCIFNTINNIKKKTSVSSTNDNHNNNNENDNISIQVFAWTTKNNYFVYSDEKSITIGGGDNYALVINEDLCKGQTNKSKTYDNDLLTYDEEFEIQFLQLWVFDDC from the exons atggatgaaaataaaacaaaaaataaaataaaagtttTAAATGTTTTTCAAAACgaagaattaataaaaaataaagaaaaatccCATCACTTTAACAAGTTTGAA tttgaAAAGGGAATAATTCTTAATGCCATCGTGTCCACACCATCGAATAAAAACCTCAAAATAGacgaaaaaaaagaaaaggaaaaaaaaaattgcatAATATTTCGTGAGCAATGTGAATATTGTCTAACAGATTTTTCTATTAGTGGTCATTTGATCTTAACAAAagaatctttattatttgaacCCGATTTAAGAGATAAGAATGTAATAACAGATGGATTGGGGACCTAtcaaatatttatagatttatatgatatttatgAATGTGCTCATATTGTAGTTCCAACTAAAGATACCTATCTATGTAATAATGAAGATACTTGTGGATTTATACaagtattattaaaaagtatatatacaaGAATATGTGATGATCCATCTCATAAAAAAGGTAATCTAATATCAAATTATGCAACTAATGATTGCAATGATAATTCAactaataatagtaataataataataataattgttataatgatgaaaataaacaaaagagtatttcatattataaatatataagtaagAGCTTGTCTTATGTCTTTAATTTAGCTCAACCACTTGTTACAACTACTTTAACAtacaaagaaaataaaaatgataaagcACAAAATGTGGAAGATATATCTGATGTCTCATTTAAAGAAAGTAATACAAATTATATTAGTGCTACACAAAATAATCTAAATAATgcaacaaataaatataacactACAATATGTGACGAcacaaaaaatgataatatcaataatagTGTTTTAAAGAATAATGAACAGAAacttaataatatgatttcCTTTGATATGTCaacatcaaataataataataataataataataataataataatgataatattgttGATCATTTACATGATAgtgatttaaaaatttatcaaaaaataaatgaaattaatTATAGTACTGTTATTTCTTCCTATCCTGATATTACTTATAAAAATAGTTTAAATTTAGTTAGCTCTCAATCATCTTTGAAGGATGACCTTTCTAGTGATTGCGACAAGAAGAATAATCatcaatataaaaacaaaaaggaaAAGCAAAGTTTAAAGGAAAAGCAAAGtttaatggaaaaaaaaattttaaaggaAAGCAAGGGATCCTTCACTTTCTCAAGTGattctaataataattttttaagtgATACAACTCAAAATgtgaaacaaataaatgaatatgatCATAATAGACATAAATCCTCATTTGACAGAACGAAAGAATATAACACACATAATACGACTTATATGAATgaggataaaataaataatgaatgtaatataaacaataaggataataataatatatatatagatgaaaatattaaagaaaataataaaaataatttgttaaatgataatatatctaaaaatgaaatgaaagaaaaaaaatacatagatgatataaaaagagaagaaactacatattctttatatgaTCAAAATGGTTCATATTCgaaaacattaaaaaatatatcttttgaACTTCACAATGAAGAAAAAcatgataaattaaatagtccatataataataacaataataataaggataaTAAGGATAATAAGGATAATTCATTTACAACAATTACAAATGAACACAAcgaattaacaaaaaaaccacataaaaaatatgaagaaaaaagtTTTATACTCTTCagattttttaataataataaggctTATGAAACTACtacaaaaattattaaagaaaTTGATGAAGTTAGGAATTCTAAgaataagataaaaaaaacaataacaTCAGTTCCATTTACATCTAATGAATTATTAAGATCTATTATAGAAAAATCATtgatagaaaataataataaaaatgttccAAAGAAAAGTTCAttgaatgatataaatgatttaaaatatttagcTTTGATACCAAAgttagaatatataaatggagctgttaaattattaaataaagagatgacaaaacaaattaattattatttaccaCCTACCTTAAGTATTAAAATATGGAAACTAGCTTTCTGTTCTAGTATCCATGGTGTTTCttttaaaacattatatagaagtgtatataataaaggtagtgttattttattaatatatgatatgaataatgtTCTTTTTGGTTATTTCTTAAATAAATTACATTGTGATAATTGTTATTATGGATCTGgagaaaattttttatttacttttaaaaataataagttattaaacaataacaataataatacaagatATAAAAGTATAGACACTTCATATGAATCGTTTTCTAAACCTATATTAGACaatatagaaaaaacaaaaaaaaaagataatctatctacaaaaaattatttttcacAGTCTAATATGTCTTCACAAGATAAATTAATAGTACCTTTTAATCATAATGATGAAGgttcaaataaaaatgattctaaaaaaatacaacatgatgataatatatccaAATCTGTGCAACATACTAAAACGTTAAATCATGTAGATATGTTGGATGATGAATTCtctaaaaaaaatcataactATAGTGATAATACATTGAACGATGAAAAAAGTAACTGTTCAGATTTGCATagtaataacaacaataataataataatatgtatgataaaaatatgtctAGTAATGATAGTTGTATATTTAAcacaattaataatattaagaaaaaaacatcAGTATCATCAACAAATGATAatcacaataataataatgaaaatgataatatatccaTTCAAGTATTTGCATGGACAAccaaaaataattattttgtatattcagATGAAAAATCTATTACAATTGGAGGGGGAGATAATTACGCCCTTGTTATTAATGAAGATCTATGTAAAGgacaaacaaataaaagtaaaacaTATGATAATGATTTATTAACATATGATGAAGAATTTGAAATTCAATTTTTACAATTATGGGTATTTGATGATTGTTAA